Proteins found in one Sardina pilchardus chromosome 11, fSarPil1.1, whole genome shotgun sequence genomic segment:
- the LOC134096210 gene encoding uncharacterized protein LOC134096210, with product MIRLMVQFTLYLVDVNPAFIYGKDQALEGEDVKFKCTLFDMQKNKAYSTMYLCKNGIGIQIEEFHVNREEVVFKLPHVNVSDTGHYSCVYSTTKHKPELVRSTDKNVTYITLVVISKPRPTSMLEEARPTPMLEEALQADNSMLFLLLLFLPLGTLIVMIWHYWYRLKIWFCRRYRKQTRVVQFNRASRITSPSISARTPPPNSPISNYEEECYNRIIYDNAREEQAPEESTNANEESDGLSHTPTSQHVSPGKATQTVVSLPQHISFQRILFESVDCTKGSQAS from the exons ATGATAAGACTGATGGTCCAGTTTACCCTCT ATTTAGTGGATGTTAATCCAGCATTTATTTATGGAAAAGATCAAGCACTGGAGGGAGAAGATGTGAAATTCAAGTGCACACTTTTTGATATGCAAAAAAACAAGGCCTATTCAACCATGTATCTGTGCAAAAATGGAATCGGGATCCAAATCGAAGAATTCCATGTTAATAGAGAAGAAGTCGTCTTCAAACTCCCTCATGTTAATGTGTCAGACACCGGCCATTACAGCTGTGTGTACTCAACGACCAAACACAAACCCGAACTTGTTCGTTCAACAGACAAGAACGTCACCTATATCACTTTAG TTGTTATATCTAAGCCTAGACCCACATCAATGTTGGAGGAAGCTAGACCCACACCAATGTTGGAGGAAGCTTTGCAGGCAGACAACTCTATGCTCTTTCTGTTACTTCTTTTTCTACCACTAGGGACTTTGATAGTGATGATTTGGCACTACTGGTACCGTCTGAAGATAT GGTTTTGTCGAAGGTACAGAAAGCAGACCAG AGTTGTTCAATTCAATCGTGCCTCCCGTATAACCAGCCCATCCATATCAG CGAGAACTCCACCTCCAAATTCTCCAATAAG CAATTATGAAGAAGAATGCTACAACCGAATTATATATG ATAATGCCAGAGAAGAGCAGGCGCCTGAAGAGTCCACTAATGCAAATGAGGAATCTGATGGACTGAGCCATACTCCAACCAGTCAACATGTTTCCCCAGGAA aagcaacacaaactgtgGTGTCCCTACCTCAACACATCAGTTTCCAACGCATCCTTTTTGAGAGTGTAGACTGCACGAAAGGCTCTCAGGCCAGCTAA